A genomic stretch from Candidatus Nitrososphaera gargensis Ga9.2 includes:
- the gnd gene encoding phosphogluconate dehydrogenase (NAD(+)-dependent, decarboxylating): protein MRQLGIVGLGKMGGNLAMQAHEKKIDVIGKARKSKPELEKQGIRVVTDYDSFARHLKQPRVVYLSLPAGPTVDTVLDELAAYLAKGDVVMDGGNSFYLDSIEREKRMWEKGIYFLDCGTSGGLEGARYGACFMVGGRQEGVRIAEPLLTALSVKDGYVHTGQPGSGHFVKLVHNGIEFGMLQSIGEGVELLRKSDFRLDLQKIFKNWSNGSVIRGWLVELMERGLREQGIDKVESYVEDTGEVNWLVQDAVSKEIPIPIISQAVMELFKSRMSESNAYKAIALMRHGFGGHPFGKDKDIAEERKTSRVHKV from the coding sequence ATGCGGCAGCTTGGAATAGTCGGCCTTGGCAAGATGGGTGGGAACCTCGCCATGCAGGCCCACGAAAAAAAGATAGACGTCATTGGAAAAGCGAGAAAGAGCAAGCCGGAATTGGAAAAGCAAGGGATCAGGGTAGTGACGGACTATGACTCTTTTGCAAGGCATCTGAAACAGCCAAGGGTCGTATATCTCTCCCTGCCTGCAGGCCCCACTGTAGATACTGTGCTTGACGAGCTGGCAGCCTACCTTGCAAAAGGAGACGTGGTGATGGATGGCGGCAATTCATTCTACCTAGATTCTATCGAAAGGGAGAAAAGGATGTGGGAAAAGGGCATCTATTTTCTTGACTGCGGCACAAGTGGTGGGCTGGAAGGAGCCCGATACGGTGCGTGCTTTATGGTCGGCGGCAGACAAGAAGGCGTCAGGATAGCCGAGCCCCTTTTGACTGCGTTATCCGTAAAGGACGGATACGTGCATACAGGCCAGCCGGGAAGTGGCCACTTTGTCAAGCTGGTTCATAATGGGATCGAATTTGGCATGCTGCAATCGATAGGGGAGGGCGTTGAGCTGCTACGAAAAAGCGATTTCAGGCTTGACCTACAGAAGATTTTCAAGAACTGGTCAAACGGCTCTGTCATCAGAGGGTGGCTTGTAGAGCTCATGGAGAGAGGTTTGAGAGAGCAGGGCATCGACAAGGTGGAGAGCTACGTCGAGGACACCGGTGAGGTCAACTGGCTCGTTCAAGACGCGGTTAGCAAAGAAATCCCAATACCCATAATTTCCCAAGCCGTAATGGAGCTGTTCAAGTCAAGGATGAGCGAAAGCAACGCTTACAAGGCCATAGCGTTGATGAGGCATGGCTTTGGCGGGCATCCTTTTGGAAAGGACAAGGACATAGCAGAGGAGAGGAAAACAAGCAGAGTCCACAAGGTCTAG
- a CDS encoding cupin domain-containing protein → MVIVVRNWRNVHPTIAHKSGLDWRLLGMPAKTSGDIEVEVDPKFQCLKTITYVSLAKLQPTLSYEPHDHQDHEEVYYIISGSGQIKVGGESARFRDGDVIYIPEKAVHSITNDGSEMIEFLAFGGLTGGG, encoded by the coding sequence ATGGTCATAGTAGTAAGGAACTGGAGAAACGTCCACCCGACCATAGCCCACAAGAGCGGGCTGGACTGGCGGCTGCTTGGTATGCCCGCCAAGACTAGTGGCGATATCGAAGTTGAAGTTGACCCCAAGTTTCAATGCCTAAAGACCATCACTTATGTTTCGCTTGCCAAGTTGCAGCCGACCCTGTCGTACGAGCCGCACGACCACCAAGATCATGAAGAAGTGTACTACATAATCAGCGGGTCAGGCCAGATCAAAGTGGGCGGCGAAAGCGCCCGGTTCAGGGACGGCGACGTCATTTACATACCGGAAAAGGCGGTTCATTCGATAACAAACGACGGGAGCGAGATGATAGAGTTTCTTGCCTTTGGCGGGCTTACGGGTGGTGGCTAG
- a CDS encoding cyclase family protein has product MKLSRIHDLTRTISEDMQVYPGDPRPKFEPHVTIKEDGKANVTRITLGSHTGTHVDAPWHFLQDGNGIDMEPLDKFVGEAAIIDASGKSSITAGDFSCNDIRSGDIVLIHTGTGDRPTDFAYLDVSAAKWITEHGVRCVGIDTPSVEKYGVKDAPVHKMLLASNIGIIENLVNLEQFAGSRMFFVCLPLPLKGIDGSPARAVLFDIVK; this is encoded by the coding sequence TTGAAACTATCGAGAATCCATGACCTGACCCGGACAATAAGTGAAGACATGCAGGTCTATCCGGGAGACCCACGACCAAAATTCGAACCTCATGTGACTATCAAAGAAGACGGCAAAGCCAATGTCACCAGAATCACACTTGGCTCCCATACTGGAACCCATGTTGACGCGCCGTGGCATTTTCTTCAGGACGGAAACGGAATAGACATGGAGCCTCTTGACAAATTCGTTGGCGAGGCCGCGATTATCGATGCTTCAGGCAAAAGCAGCATAACCGCCGGCGACTTTTCTTGCAACGACATCAGAAGCGGCGACATTGTGCTTATCCACACTGGCACGGGCGACCGCCCCACCGACTTTGCCTACCTTGATGTTTCTGCAGCTAAATGGATCACAGAGCATGGAGTCAGGTGTGTAGGCATTGACACCCCGAGCGTAGAAAAGTATGGAGTAAAGGACGCGCCTGTCCACAAGATGCTTCTTGCCAGCAACATCGGGATAATTGAAAACCTTGTCAATTTGGAGCAGTTTGCAGGCAGTAGGATGTTTTTTGTGTGCCTGCCCCTGCCGCTGAAGGGGATCGACGGGTCGCCTGCCAGAGCGGTCCTGTTTGATATAGTAAAATAA
- the rpiA gene encoding ribose 5-phosphate isomerase A has translation MAKETVERFVKPDQVVGLGSGPMAAAIVREMANFDRKDTLECIPTSFQIKLEAECSGLKLVGENRMPEVDVVFDGADEIDARFNMIKGGGGALSREKIVHSAAKKIVIAAESTKFVPTFSWPVPIETHPFAVHVVRKKLEEVGGRPKMRMLREGYPYVTENGNFILDTEFDFPPSSDIRRQEVELKSIAGVVEVGLFTRRADTYYYYYKAKEDSSFETIENP, from the coding sequence TTGGCAAAAGAAACAGTTGAGCGCTTTGTAAAGCCTGACCAGGTAGTTGGCCTTGGAAGCGGTCCGATGGCGGCTGCCATCGTAAGGGAGATGGCAAATTTTGACAGGAAGGATACTCTTGAGTGCATCCCAACTTCATTCCAGATAAAGCTTGAAGCCGAATGCAGCGGGCTGAAATTGGTGGGGGAGAACAGGATGCCAGAAGTTGATGTTGTTTTTGATGGCGCTGACGAGATCGATGCCAGATTCAACATGATAAAGGGTGGAGGCGGTGCCCTTTCGCGAGAGAAAATAGTCCACTCTGCCGCCAAGAAGATCGTAATTGCGGCAGAATCCACAAAATTTGTGCCCACCTTCAGCTGGCCGGTTCCGATTGAAACTCACCCTTTTGCAGTTCATGTTGTCAGGAAAAAGCTAGAAGAGGTTGGCGGCAGGCCGAAAATGAGGATGCTAAGGGAAGGCTATCCATACGTTACAGAGAACGGCAACTTTATTCTAGACACAGAATTTGACTTTCCACCATCATCAGACATCAGGCGGCAGGAAGTTGAGCTCAAAAGCATCGCAGGCGTGGTTGAAGTCGGCCTCTTTACCCGGCGCGCAGACACATACTATTATTATTACAAGGCAAAAGAGGACAGCTCTTTTGAAACTATCGAGAATCCATGA
- a CDS encoding TIGR03557 family F420-dependent LLM class oxidoreductase — protein MGRALGYWAAQEQYSMQDLLKFVTEAEKSGFATTMTSDHFHPWWHDGAFGNFTWIWMAAAAENTKRMQFVTGVTAPVYRYHPAIIAQAFASLDVLYPGRIGLGLGSGEAMNEAPLGFDWPRARARLARTKEAIQIIKELWGQGVDDEGFVNFNGEYFLIRDAKLYTPPSTKIPVYMAATGKQAAKVAAQYSDGLITYLPAAEAGKVLHIFDATAEKEGRDKDSLEKIAEYKVSFSEDYDEAFKSATFWRATLIKNVFDSDISDPRSLQQKAESKVPDEKIKQAIQITTSIEDCIKSIEDYFKVGFTRVYVHSTSPDEIKFIQMFSKKVMPHFSIEARGSRKTTATSA, from the coding sequence ATGGGAAGGGCATTGGGATATTGGGCTGCCCAAGAGCAGTATTCGATGCAGGATTTGCTAAAATTTGTCACCGAGGCAGAGAAGAGTGGGTTTGCAACGACAATGACCAGCGATCATTTCCACCCTTGGTGGCACGATGGCGCATTTGGCAACTTTACGTGGATCTGGATGGCCGCCGCGGCAGAAAATACAAAGAGGATGCAGTTTGTTACAGGCGTGACTGCTCCAGTCTATCGGTATCATCCTGCCATTATCGCTCAGGCATTCGCGTCTCTTGATGTACTTTACCCGGGTCGCATTGGGCTTGGACTTGGTAGCGGAGAAGCCATGAACGAGGCCCCGCTTGGGTTTGATTGGCCGAGGGCAAGGGCGAGGCTTGCAAGGACGAAAGAAGCGATCCAGATAATCAAGGAGCTATGGGGTCAAGGTGTAGATGATGAAGGATTTGTGAATTTCAACGGAGAGTATTTTCTAATCCGCGACGCCAAGCTGTACACTCCACCCTCTACCAAGATACCCGTGTATATGGCCGCAACCGGAAAGCAGGCAGCAAAGGTTGCCGCGCAATATTCAGACGGCCTGATAACCTACTTGCCAGCAGCCGAGGCAGGCAAGGTGCTTCACATATTTGATGCGACAGCTGAAAAAGAAGGAAGGGATAAAGATTCTTTGGAAAAGATAGCGGAATACAAGGTGTCATTTTCTGAGGATTATGACGAGGCTTTCAAGTCTGCAACTTTCTGGCGAGCTACTCTCATAAAGAACGTGTTTGACTCTGACATCAGCGACCCAAGAAGCCTCCAGCAAAAAGCGGAAAGCAAAGTCCCTGATGAAAAGATCAAGCAAGCCATCCAGATAACAACTTCAATAGAGGATTGCATAAAATCTATAGAGGACTACTTTAAAGTAGGTTTTACAAGGGTCTATGTCCACAGCACGAGCCCCGACGAGATAAAATTTATCCAGATGTTCAGCAAAAAGGTAATGCCGCATTTCAGCATAGAAGCTCGCGGCAGCAGAAAAACGACGGCCACTTCTGCCTAG
- the thpR gene encoding RNA 2',3'-cyclic phosphodiesterase, translated as MRTFIAVDASVAGAIAKLQNEIMSAAGWSTRDIKPVETQNFHFTLIFLGEKSDSDVGRIKSKLAEVQFEPFTLTYTGVGAFPKPALARVVWVGVDQEGGQKLTALANDVIAKMGELGFSADKPFSPHMTLFRARSRPVQINNIAAKYLGRTFGSDLIERVHLKKSDLSPSGPIYSNIYTVEAKK; from the coding sequence ATGCGCACCTTTATCGCAGTAGACGCTTCAGTAGCCGGCGCGATAGCCAAACTGCAAAATGAAATAATGTCTGCTGCAGGATGGAGCACCAGAGACATCAAGCCAGTCGAGACCCAGAATTTTCATTTCACTCTCATCTTTCTTGGGGAGAAGAGCGACAGCGATGTTGGCAGGATAAAATCCAAGCTAGCGGAAGTACAATTTGAGCCGTTCACGCTGACCTATACCGGCGTCGGCGCGTTCCCAAAACCGGCGTTGGCCCGAGTAGTTTGGGTCGGGGTGGATCAAGAAGGCGGGCAAAAGCTGACCGCGCTTGCAAACGATGTGATAGCAAAAATGGGCGAGCTAGGGTTTTCTGCCGACAAGCCGTTCTCGCCCCACATGACCCTCTTTCGAGCAAGGAGCCGGCCGGTCCAGATAAACAATATTGCCGCAAAATATCTGGGCAGGACGTTTGGCTCGGATCTCATAGAAAGGGTGCACCTCAAAAAGAGCGACCTCTCGCCCTCGGGTCCCATCTACTCGAACATTTATACCGTAGAAGCCAAGAAATGA
- the cca gene encoding CCA tRNA nucleotidyltransferase, producing the protein MSSVRAIVAKALPLCEPSPSEERRIAAVAQEAKALVDKQVAHMSHMVVGVVFGGSFAKGTWLRGDADIDIFFKVKPSVAVEKFEELGRSVGQDALKAHRPRMRYSDHPYVEAFVKNVRINVVPCYDVEQGKWQSAADRSPFHTEFIGRNFDDEKRRQARLLKKFLKATGIYGAEISTGGFSGYVSEVLVLKYGSFEGVLNAAADWQERQVVSVGDYDPDIVKGFISPIVIIDPVDSRRNLGTAISPESAGRFMLAARAFLDRPSIKFFKKSQRGPETKKKLLQNVLVVEFSHRERSPDIVWGQLKRSVNAVAKQLELADFAVLRSSCVTDEKKSAAMAFLLESMTLPPYTKKKGPEVFRRNDTARFLAGKKKPLVTWVDKEMRVAMLVDRKAIDARKFAKSLLQKAENSGVAKDLIAGKLQIYSGSGRKVKGVAKEAISEVVSTERLIFG; encoded by the coding sequence ATGTCCAGCGTCCGCGCCATAGTCGCCAAGGCACTGCCTCTCTGCGAGCCCTCGCCTAGCGAAGAGCGCCGGATAGCCGCAGTTGCACAGGAGGCAAAGGCGCTAGTAGACAAACAGGTCGCCCACATGAGTCACATGGTAGTAGGTGTAGTGTTTGGTGGATCGTTTGCAAAGGGCACTTGGCTCCGTGGCGATGCCGACATTGACATTTTCTTCAAGGTCAAGCCTTCGGTCGCCGTTGAAAAGTTTGAAGAGCTAGGCAGGTCTGTTGGTCAGGACGCACTGAAAGCCCACCGGCCGAGGATGCGCTATTCTGATCACCCATACGTAGAGGCGTTTGTGAAAAATGTCAGGATAAACGTCGTGCCATGCTATGACGTCGAGCAGGGCAAGTGGCAGAGCGCGGCAGACCGGTCGCCCTTCCATACCGAATTCATCGGCCGGAACTTTGACGATGAAAAAAGGCGGCAGGCAAGGCTCTTGAAAAAATTCCTCAAGGCAACCGGGATATATGGCGCAGAGATTTCCACTGGCGGCTTTAGCGGCTACGTTTCAGAAGTGCTCGTGCTGAAATACGGCTCGTTTGAGGGCGTGCTGAATGCGGCGGCAGACTGGCAGGAGCGGCAGGTTGTATCAGTAGGCGACTATGACCCGGATATAGTCAAGGGTTTCATCAGTCCAATAGTCATAATCGATCCCGTGGACAGTAGAAGGAACCTTGGGACTGCAATTTCTCCGGAGAGCGCCGGCAGGTTCATGCTGGCCGCCAGGGCGTTTCTTGACAGGCCATCGATCAAGTTCTTCAAGAAAAGCCAGCGAGGCCCTGAGACTAAGAAGAAACTACTTCAAAACGTCCTTGTAGTAGAATTCTCACATAGAGAGCGGAGCCCCGATATTGTTTGGGGGCAGCTAAAGAGGAGCGTGAACGCGGTAGCAAAGCAGCTAGAGCTGGCAGATTTTGCCGTGCTGCGCAGCTCGTGCGTCACTGATGAAAAGAAATCTGCGGCGATGGCATTCCTGCTTGAATCGATGACGCTGCCGCCATACACCAAGAAAAAGGGCCCCGAAGTCTTTAGGAGAAACGATACTGCCCGCTTTCTTGCCGGCAAGAAAAAACCACTCGTTACTTGGGTCGATAAAGAAATGAGAGTAGCCATGTTGGTTGATAGGAAGGCAATAGACGCAAGAAAGTTCGCCAAGTCGCTACTGCAAAAAGCAGAGAACAGCGGAGTTGCAAAAGACCTGATTGCAGGCAAGCTCCAAATTTATAGCGGAAGCGGCAGAAAAGTCAAGGGAGTTGCAAAGGAGGCTATCAGCGAGGTTGTCTCGACAGAGCGTCTCATTTTCGGATGA
- a CDS encoding RIO1 family regulatory kinase/ATPase domain-containing protein, with amino-acid sequence MSRQSVSFSDELDIRSPELMPLICYPRFSESEYNDRIAEMESLGVTSISPGGRTTINGFRVAGKGHVGLVLRAKIGGKACALKIRRVDADRKSMDGEVRLHTMANDAGVGPRLEGHSKNLIAMEFVDGYSIIDWVKGATKDRLRKMARLVLEQCYSLDRAGLDHGELSRLNRHVIIVSDRPYIIDFESASTARKTSNVTAAAQSIFLHGAIAEIMVKRTLQTDREKALTALKTYKRDQTRTNFDAVLDSLPV; translated from the coding sequence TTGTCTCGACAGAGCGTCTCATTTTCGGATGAGCTGGACATCAGGTCGCCAGAGCTGATGCCGCTCATATGTTACCCACGCTTTTCAGAAAGCGAATACAACGATCGCATCGCCGAGATGGAGTCGCTTGGCGTAACATCAATATCGCCTGGCGGCCGGACGACCATCAATGGCTTTCGCGTGGCCGGTAAGGGGCACGTCGGACTCGTGCTCCGGGCAAAGATCGGGGGCAAGGCCTGTGCCTTAAAGATAAGGAGAGTGGACGCTGACAGAAAGAGCATGGACGGCGAGGTGCGCCTCCATACCATGGCAAATGATGCCGGCGTGGGACCGCGCCTTGAAGGTCACAGCAAGAACCTGATAGCGATGGAGTTTGTCGATGGCTACAGTATAATTGATTGGGTTAAAGGTGCTACAAAAGACAGGCTGCGCAAGATGGCAAGGTTAGTGCTTGAGCAATGCTACAGCCTTGATAGGGCTGGGCTTGACCATGGCGAGCTCAGCCGGCTAAACCGACACGTCATCATAGTATCTGACAGACCGTACATAATCGATTTTGAGAGCGCAAGCACAGCCAGAAAGACCAGCAATGTGACTGCCGCCGCGCAGTCGATATTCCTGCACGGGGCGATAGCCGAAATAATGGTAAAGAGAACATTGCAGACCGATAGGGAAAAGGCGCTTACCGCGCTAAAGACCTACAAACGTGACCAGACAAGGACTAACTTTGACGCTGTGCTTGATTCACTTCCGGTGTAG
- a CDS encoding DNA-3-methyladenine glycosylase family protein, whose product MIIAMTAKQVAKEEAEALKHLAAADARLAAIIKSVGAYEIKLRKDPFQSLVEAIIYQQLAGSAADAIYGRFVKIYGRFPRPAQLLATPDSKLRACGLSARKIEYLKDLSSQVSDDRLKLALLPKMPDEQVIEQLVQVKGIGRWTAEMFLIFCLGRPDVLPVGDLGLRKAMQQVYSLAELPSPARMREIAQLWKPYSSIATWYMWKSLEKFKGIG is encoded by the coding sequence GTGATAATAGCAATGACGGCCAAGCAGGTTGCAAAAGAAGAAGCAGAAGCATTGAAGCACCTTGCGGCTGCAGACGCGCGCCTTGCGGCAATAATCAAGTCGGTGGGCGCATACGAAATCAAGCTCCGAAAAGATCCGTTCCAGTCGCTGGTGGAGGCAATAATATATCAGCAGCTTGCCGGCAGCGCAGCAGACGCGATCTATGGCCGGTTCGTCAAGATTTACGGCAGGTTCCCCCGGCCGGCACAACTTTTGGCGACCCCGGATTCCAAGCTGCGCGCTTGCGGGCTTTCTGCAAGGAAGATAGAATACCTCAAGGATCTTTCCTCGCAGGTATCAGATGACCGGCTAAAGCTCGCCTTGCTGCCGAAAATGCCTGACGAGCAGGTGATCGAGCAGCTGGTGCAGGTAAAGGGCATAGGTCGGTGGACAGCCGAAATGTTCCTGATATTTTGCCTCGGACGGCCGGACGTGCTACCTGTAGGGGATCTCGGCCTGCGAAAAGCCATGCAACAGGTCTACTCGCTTGCCGAGCTGCCGTCGCCGGCGCGCATGCGCGAGATTGCTCAGCTCTGGAAGCCCTACAGCAGCATCGCCACGTGGTACATGTGGAAGTCGCTTGAAAAATTCAAGGGGATCGGATGA
- a CDS encoding DUF6659 family protein: protein MKAEQFSKNVLSLDPEIRFAGVMEKSGHLYASVRKNGTEEYLKGRSPEISLAQSAYIVDLRKMFTQELGNLKSIIYDYEKVKLISMPVKEHVLVISTEPKVNADHLVEKVIKYVKSVESELSLYPPSNIVNEEKKETLRNLHHSGISEDLIAEQLDLDINTVRMLIAEIK from the coding sequence ATGAAGGCAGAGCAGTTTTCAAAGAACGTGTTGTCGCTTGATCCTGAAATCAGGTTCGCCGGCGTCATGGAAAAGTCCGGCCACCTGTATGCCAGCGTCAGAAAGAACGGCACTGAAGAATATCTGAAGGGCAGAAGCCCGGAGATCAGCCTTGCACAGTCTGCATACATTGTGGATCTGAGAAAGATGTTCACTCAGGAGCTTGGCAACTTAAAGTCCATCATTTATGACTATGAAAAGGTCAAGCTGATCAGCATGCCTGTCAAGGAGCACGTGCTTGTCATCTCTACGGAGCCAAAAGTTAACGCAGACCATCTGGTTGAGAAAGTCATAAAGTATGTCAAGTCGGTCGAAAGCGAGCTTTCGCTTTACCCTCCAAGCAACATTGTAAACGAGGAAAAGAAGGAGACCCTGCGGAACCTGCACCACTCTGGGATCTCAGAAGACTTGATAGCCGAGCAGCTTGACCTTGACATCAACACTGTCAGGATGCTAATAGCAGAAATAAAGTAA
- a CDS encoding 50S ribosomal protein L2, with product MGKRTLVRRRGRGGKQFRAVIVGKIAPAKYPNFKLEDHHIGKVVDIVHERGRDAPLAKIRFDDGRYSYVPAPDGTIVGSTIEAGTGATARAGNIMSLESIPDGTIVCNIEKNAGDGGKLIKSAGSSAVVFAHGTEGVTIKFPSGKFLTLNQKCRAMIGAIAGAGRKEKPFLKAGLRAKYMQAHGRLYPTVRGIAQAAVYHPHGGGRHQHIGRQSSVGRTTPPGRKVGNIAPRKTGRGRIKDPNQQA from the coding sequence ATGGGCAAGAGAACGCTGGTCCGCAGAAGGGGCCGTGGAGGCAAGCAATTCCGCGCAGTCATTGTAGGCAAGATTGCGCCTGCCAAGTACCCCAATTTCAAGCTAGAAGATCATCACATTGGTAAAGTAGTTGACATTGTTCATGAAAGGGGGCGCGACGCGCCTCTGGCAAAGATACGGTTTGACGATGGAAGGTACTCCTACGTCCCGGCTCCGGACGGGACCATAGTGGGAAGCACGATCGAGGCTGGAACAGGCGCGACGGCTAGGGCCGGCAACATCATGTCACTAGAGTCGATCCCGGACGGGACCATAGTCTGCAACATTGAAAAGAACGCCGGCGACGGAGGTAAGCTGATCAAGTCGGCCGGCTCGTCCGCTGTCGTATTTGCGCACGGCACCGAGGGCGTCACGATCAAGTTCCCTTCAGGCAAGTTCCTAACACTTAACCAGAAATGCAGGGCCATGATAGGCGCAATAGCAGGCGCCGGCCGCAAGGAAAAGCCGTTTCTGAAGGCAGGGCTCCGCGCAAAATACATGCAGGCGCACGGCAGGCTCTACCCGACAGTCAGGGGCATCGCCCAGGCAGCAGTCTACCACCCGCACGGAGGCGGAAGGCACCAGCACATCGGCCGCCAGTCGTCAGTGGGCAGGACAACCCCGCCAGGGCGCAAGGTTGGCAACATCGCCCCGAGGAAGACAGGCAGGGGCAGGATCAAGGACCCCAACCAGCAAGCCTGA
- a CDS encoding VOC family protein, protein MAKVNPIPKGYHTLTPGLAVRNADQAIEFYKKAFGAKEKGRMPGPDGKIMHAELQIGDSRIMLGEENPQMNPSPQSLNGSPVGLYIYVRDADKAFNQAVKAGATMTMPIMDMFWGDRAGMVTDPFGHKWWVASRKRNLSPKGLKKAAEEWFAQQAKQ, encoded by the coding sequence ATGGCAAAGGTCAATCCGATTCCAAAAGGCTATCATACTTTGACCCCAGGCCTTGCTGTCCGCAATGCGGACCAAGCCATCGAGTTTTACAAAAAGGCGTTTGGGGCAAAAGAGAAGGGGCGCATGCCCGGCCCAGACGGCAAGATAATGCACGCCGAGCTTCAGATCGGCGACTCTAGAATCATGCTTGGAGAAGAAAATCCTCAGATGAACCCCTCGCCGCAGTCCCTTAACGGAAGTCCCGTAGGCCTGTATATCTATGTCAGGGATGCCGACAAAGCCTTCAACCAAGCAGTCAAGGCCGGTGCCACCATGACGATGCCGATCATGGACATGTTCTGGGGCGACCGCGCAGGCATGGTAACGGATCCCTTTGGGCACAAGTGGTGGGTTGCAAGCCGCAAGCGCAACCTCTCGCCAAAGGGGCTGAAAAAGGCCGCCGAGGAATGGTTCGCCCAGCAGGCAAAACAATAG